The DNA region CCTGTCCAGAATCCCTGCCTCATGCCTTCTTATAAAATCCTCGAACTCCTCCAGATCTTTCTGATAACCTCGGCAGGTATGTGGGGAGGCGTTTTTCTCCGCGGAGAGATACTGGAGGAATTGGCGAACCCGCTCGTCTTTGGGTTGGGGAGGAGCCTCCATTCCCGGTTTCCTTTTCGTCGACATCACCCTGAAAACTGAAATTTTATTCTATAACATAGAAACCCTTCAAATCAATAGGAACCCGACCCCACCCGTTCATTTCCCCTGAGTTTTATTGAAAAACAGAGACGGGAAGCCACCGGGCCATTTTTTCATTGACATTTATGGCCATTTTTGTATAAACTCTCATTCACCATTCATTCAAAGGAAAGGGAGGTGAAAAACATGGGAGATCCAAGGGTGGCAAGGGTGACGGAAATTATCGCAGGTTCTCCAAAAGGGTTTGAGGACGCCGTAAAGATCGGGTTTGCCCGTGCGACCAAGACCCTGAGGGGAATCACAGGACTGCGGATCATCGAGTTCCGGGTCGCGGTCGAGAATTCAAAGATTGCGGAATACCGCGTCAGAATGGAAGTGATCTTCGTCCTCGAAACCTGAGAAAAGGGGGGTCCCGGAGAGGCCCTATTCCTCTTTCGACGAAATCGGTCCGGAGGGATAGGGCCTTCGCCTTTGCCCCAAACTCCTTTTTTCAAGACCTTCTTGTACCGCTCTCAACAATTCGGCCGGTTCCACGGTGGCCGTCCCCACC from Thermodesulfobacteriota bacterium includes:
- a CDS encoding dodecin family protein — protein: MGDPRVARVTEIIAGSPKGFEDAVKIGFARATKTLRGITGLRIIEFRVAVENSKIAEYRVRMEVIFVLET